From Bufo gargarizans isolate SCDJY-AF-19 chromosome 10, ASM1485885v1, whole genome shotgun sequence, the proteins below share one genomic window:
- the LOC122920852 gene encoding metallothionein-1E-like, with protein sequence MDPNTCNCAEGGSCTCGDSCKCKDCKCKSCKKSCCSCCPPDCSKCSQGCECATKGSESCSCCK encoded by the exons ATGGATCCAAATACTTGCAACTGTGCCGAAG GTGGTTCCTGCACCTGTGGGGATTCCTGCAAGTGTAAAGACTGCAAATGCAAGTCGTGCAAGAAAA GTTGCTGCTCTTGCTGTCCACCAGATTGCAGTAAATGCAGCCAGGGCTGCGAATGTGCGACCAAAGGAAGCGAGTCCTGCAGCTGCTGCAAGTGA